The Anaeromyxobacter sp. Fw109-5 genomic interval TTCTCGTAGATCGTGCCGGCGAGGATCGCCGCGCACAGCGCGAAGGCCAGCCCGTGGATGGCGAGCCCGCGCCGGCGGCCGGCGCTCCGGGTCCGGCCCCAGTAGCGCAGCATGGCGAGCTGCGAGAGCGAGAAGGTCACGAAGACGTTGATGGCGTACATCGTGACGAGCCGGGTGATGTCGCCCCGCGTGTAGTAGAGCGTGGCGAGCGACGCGGCGCCCATGAGCAGCACTCCGTTCTGCGTCGTGAGCCGATCCGACAGCTGGGCGAAGCGATGGGGCAGCCACGAGTCGGTCGCCATGTTCGCCATCACCCGCGGACCGTCGATGAAGCCGGCCTGCGCGGCCACCACGAGGAGCGCGGCCTCGGCGAGGAGCGTGACGACCACGAACCCCTGGCCGATCGCGACGCCGCCGGGCCTGAAGCCGCCCGCGAACCGCTCGAGCAGCACCGCGTTCATCGTCTTCCCCGGCTCCGGGGCCGCGCTGAAGAGCAGGTAGCAGACGAGGATCCCCCCGGCCGTGACCGCGAGCGAGGCCGCCATGTACGTCATGGTCTGCCGCGCCGTCGCGACCTTCGGCTCGCGCATGATCTGGATGCCGTTCGAGACCGCCTCGATCCCGGTGTAGGTCCCGGCGCCCATCGAGTACGCGCGCAGGAACACCGCGAAGAGGCCCGCGGCGCCGACCTCGGCGAGGCCCGCGCGAAGGCCCTGGGAGACCTCGCCCGCGACGCGGGGGACGTCCGCGACGTGCGACCCCACGCCGCCGACGATCAGGACCACGTGCGTGACGAGGAAGAGCCCGAAGATCGGGGCGAGGATCGAGACGGACTCCTTCACCCCGCGCAGGTTGAGGACGACGAGCAGCGCGATGGCGGCGGCCTCGGCAGGAAGCTTCCACGGGCCGGATCCCGGCGAGAGGAAGCTCCAGATCGCGTCCCCGCTCGAGGCGACGGACACGGAGATCGTGAGCACGTAGTCCACGAGGAGCGCCGCCCCCGACACGACCCCGACGCGCGGACCGAGCAGCTCGGTCGCGACCACGTAACCACCCCCGCCGAAGGGGAAGCGCTTGATGATCTGCCCGTACGCGACCGAGATCACGAGGACGGTGAGCCCGGTGGCGAGCGCGAGGACGATCGCGAGGTACGAGTTGTGGCCGAGGGCGCGGAACGCCTCGTCGGGACCGTAGGCGGACGAGGACAGTCCATCCGCCCCGAGGCCGACCCAGGCGAGGAGCGCGATGAGCGAGATGCCGTGGTGGGTGCGCGGATCCCGCACGTCGCGCGGCGCGCCGAAGAAGAGCCGGCGCAGCCGGCCGCCGAGCGTCGCCGGGCCCGCCGCCTGGGGAGAGGGCTCCTCGGGCGGCGCCGCGTCCGCACGGTCAGGCTGGAGGTCGGGGGATCTCGGCGCCATGCGCGAGGGAGCAGCATGGCCGGCGAGAGCTCAGCGCCGCGTCAAGAGCGTGGGGCGGCGCATCAAGGCGACGTCAACGCAGCCGCCCTCGGGGTTCCCCTCCTCTCCCCGCGCGCTCCTTGACGCCGGGTTGACGAGGCGGACCCGGACGTTGACACGCCGCTGACGTGGGGTCCCGTATCGTCGGGAGCGGAGGAGAGATAGATGCGGGCTGCCAACCATCCCATCCGGCTGGTCGACCCGGCGCCCGGAGAGACCAAGGGCGCTCCCGCTCCTGCGGCGGGCGACGTCGCGCTCGTCGCCGCGCTACTCGGCGTGAACCTCGTGCCGATCGTCGGCGAGCTCGCGCACGAGGGGTGGTTCGGCCCAGGGACGGTGGGGCTCGCCACGGCCTTCGCCCTCTTGACGGGTCGGGAGCTCTGCCGCGAGGTGCGCTCGCTCGTGCAGGCCTGGGCGGGCCGCGCGTGAGCCCGCGCGGCCGTGCGCTCCCGGCGGCTACACCCGGACGCCTGGCCCGCCGCCGGCCCTTCGGACGGGGCCAGCGCGCACGCTCCCGCCCGCGCGCTTGACGGGGGCTCCGGCGGGTGCGCGGATCCCTTCCCGTGGCGATCGACACCACGACGCAGCGCCCCCGCCCGCGCGCTCCGCGAACGCGCGCCGGGTACCTCAACGCGGTGGCGGCCATGGCGGCGACCACGGCGGTCGCGACCGCCGCCCGCGCGCTCGGCCTCCCGGACGTCGAGATGCTCTTCCTGCTCGGCGTCATGATCACCGCGCTGAGCAGCGGGCGTCGCGCCGCCCTCCTCGCCGCGGCGCTGGCGGTGGTCTCGTACGACTTCTTCTTCGTGCCGCCGCCGTACACCCTCGACATCTCCGACGCGCGCTACCTCCTCACCTTCGCGATGCTGTTCGGGTTGAGCGTCGTCATCGGGACGCTCACGTTACGGCTGCGCGAGCAGCGGCAGGCGGCCGTCGAGCGCGAGCGGCGCACCGCCGCGCTGTACGCGCTCAGCCGTGAGCTCGGAGCCGCCCTGGACGAGGAGAGCGTCGCGAACGTGTCCGTGCTGGCGGTCGCGCACGCGTTCGAGGCCGAGGCCGTGTTCCTGCGCGCGCGCGGCGGCGAGCTCGCCGCGATCGCCGCGTCGCCCCCGGCGGCGGTGCTCGGTCCGTCCGAGCGCGCCCTCGCGCAATGGGTGGCGGAGCACGGCCAGGCGGCGGGGCGCGGCACCGGGACGCTCACCGGCGAGGAGGTGCTGTGCACCCCCGTCCGCGCGTGGGGCGACGCCCTCGCGGTGCTCGCCGTCAGGACCCCGGAGCCGCGCGATCTCGACCTCGAGCAGCGCGGCCTGCTCGAGGCGGTCGCTCGCCAGGCGGCGCTCGCGCTCGATCGCGTGCGACTCGCCGCCGAGGCGCGGCAGGCCGAGCTGCGCGCGAGGACCGAGGCGCTCCGCAGCGGGCTCCTCTCCTCGGTCTCGCACGACCTCCGGACGCCGCTCGCCGTCATCACCGGGGCCGCCTCGACGCTGCGCGCCGACCTGGCGCTGGAGCCCGAGACGCGACGGGACCTCTCCGACGCGATCTGCGAGGAGGCCGAGCGGCTCGAGCGGCTCGTCGCGAACCTGCTCGACATGACCCGGCTCGACGCCGGCGCCGTGGAGCCGAGGCGCGAGTGGGTGCCGCTCGTCGAGGTCCTCGGCGGGGCGCTCACCCGGCTCGACCGCCGGCTCGCGGGGCGACGCGTCGTGACGGCGCTGCCCGACGATCTGCCGCTCGTCTCGCTCGATCCGGTGCTGGTGGAGCAGCTCCTCGTGAACCTCCTCGAGAACGCGGCGAAGTACACGCCCGCGGGCTCGACGGTCGAGATCGGCGCGCGCAGCGAGGGGGACACGCTCTGCGTGGAGGTGGGGGACCGCGGTCCAGGGATCCCGCCGGGCGACGAGGAGCGGATCTTCGAGCGCTTCCACCGGGGCGCCCACGCGGGCGTGCGCGGGGTCGGCCTCGGCCTGCCCATCGCCCGCGCCATCGCCCAGGCGCACGGCGGCCGGCTCGTCGCCGCGAATCGCCCCGGCGGCGGCGCCGTGTTCCGCCTCACCCTGCCCATGTCCTCGGAGCCACCTCGAGCCGCCGAGCCCGCGGGAGAGAGCAGCGCATGACCCCACCCGGACCGCTCGTGCTGGTGGTCGACGACGAGGCGCAGGTGCGCCGGTTCCTGCGCGCCGCCCTCGGCTCTCGTGGCTTCCGCCTCGTCGAGGCGGAGACGCTCCGCGAGGCCGAGCAGCTCGCCACGAGCCACAACCCCGACGTCTACCTCCTCGACCTCACGCTCCCGGACGGCGACGGGGTGGACCTGGCGCGGCGCCTGCGCGAGTGGACGAGGGCGCCGATCATCGTGCTGTCCGCGCGCGGCCGCGAGGAGGACAAGGTGAACGCGCTCGACGCGGGCGCGGACGACTATCTGACGAAGCCCTTCGGCGTGAACGAGCTGCTGGCGAGGCTCCGGGTCGCCCTGCGCCACGCGCAGGCGAGTCCGGCGCAGCCGGCGGTCCTCGAGGCGGGGCCGCTCCGGATCGACCTGGCGCGCCGGGAGGTGACCGTGGAGGGTCGCGAGGTGCGGCTGACGCCGACCGAGTACCGGCTGCTCGCGCTGCTCGCCCGTCACGCCGGCATGGTGCTGACGCACCGGCAGATCCTTCGCGAGGTGTGGGGGCCGAACGCGACCGAGGCGCACTACGTGCGTGTCCACATGGCCGAGCTGCGCAAGAAGATCGAGGCCGATCCGGCGCGTCCGCGGCTGCTGGTCACCGAGCCGGGGGTCGGTTATCGCCTGCAGGACCGGGCGGAGGGCAGCTGAGCGGCGAACCGGCAGGCTGTCGAGCTGCCCGCCTAACGACCGCTCGTGGTGAGCTCGTCGAACCACGAGCGGGACGCCGCTCGCCCTTCGACAGGCTCAGGGCGAGCGGACAACTGGTTCACCCGGCCGCCCCTCGACTCGGCCCGCCTGCGGCGGGCTACGCTCGGGGCGAGCGGGGTTGTGAAAGCGCGTTCTTCAACAGCCTGCCAGCTAGCGGCGTCCGCGCCGGGGGTGCGAGCGCTGGCCCTGGGCCTGAGGGCCGCCGTGGGGCGGCCGCGTCGTGGAAGGCGGCCGCTCCGGCGGCGGAGCGGAGGGCGCGCCCGGTCCGAGGGGCGGCCGCACCACGCGGATCACCTCCGGCGCCGGCGCGCTCCTGCGGTCCTGACCGCGTCCGGGCGGGCGATTCCCGCTGCCCTGGCCGGGGCCGGGAGGACGCGCCGCGTTCGGACGGCGGTCGCTTCCCTGCGGCTGGCCGCGCTCGGGCGGTCGGCTCGAACGGCGGTCGCCGCCCTGCGGCTGGCCGCGCTCGGGCGGTCGGCTCGGACGGCGGTCGCCGCCCTGCGGCTGGCCGCGCTCGGGCGATCCGTTCCGCCGGCGGTTGCCGCCCTGCGGCTGGGATCGCTCGGACGATGGGGGATGCGCCTCGCGCGACGAGTGGCCGCCACCCGCGCCGCCGCCGCGCTCGGGCCGCTCGGGCCGCTCGGGCCGGCCGCGCCCGCGCGCGTCGTTGCGCCGGTTCCCTGGGTGCGCCGGGCGGTGACGCTCGCCCTGTCCACCGCCGTGGCGCTCGTGTCGCTCGCCGCCGCCCCGCGGCGCCTCCGGCGCACGGCCGCTCGGGACGAAGTCGGGCGTCAGCTCGCGGCGCACGTACGCACGCCAGATCTCCCGGGCGTCGTTGGACGCCGCCCGGAGCGACGGGTCGAGGGCGGCGAAGAAGCGGCGCAGGTTCTCGAGGTCGCGCTCGAAGTAGAACTCCGCCCGGGAGTTGTGCGCCGCGCCGACGACCTGGGGGAAGTCGATGACCACCGGACCGTCCCACCCGACGAGCACGTTGTATGGGGAGAGATCGCCGTGGATGAGGTCGGCGCCGAGCATGCGCACCATCTGCCCGCGCAGGTCGGCGTAGAGGGCCGCCGCCTGGTCCGGCGCGACGTGCGCGTCCACGAGCCGCGGCGCGGGGTGACCGTGCGCGTCCACCACGACCTCCATGAGGAGGACGCCCTCGTAGAACATCACCGGCCGCGGTACGCGCACCCCGGCGGCGTGGAGCGCGTAGAGCGCGTCCGCCTCCTTCGCCTTCCACGCCTCCTCGGCCGCGGCCTGCCCGAAGCGGCTGCCGCGGTCCATCGCGCGCTGCATGCGCGTGTCGCGCACCTGCCGCCCCTCGCGATAGCCGGCGTTGTTCCGGAAGTTGCGCGCCTCGCGCGCCTTGTAGACCTTCGCCGCGACGACCTCGCCGCCGTGGCGCACGAGCCAGAGATCGGCTTCCTTGCCGCTCTTCAGGCGGGCGCAGACCTCTTCTACGACGCCGTCCGCGAGGAGCGGTGCGAGGGGATCGTTCATGCCCTGGGTCGGGTTCCGCAGGCGAGCCTACTTCTTGGGCGCGCCGCCCGGACGACCGCCGGCGCCGCCCGGCCGCCGACCGCCACCGCCCGGCCGGCCGCGGCCGCCGCGCTCGTTCTTGCGATCCTCGCGGAGCGAGTCCATCGAGAAGCCGCCCGTCGCGCCGGCCTTGGTACCTCCGCCTCCACCTCCGCGCCCACCGCCTCCGCCGCCTCCGCGCCCTCCGCGTCCGCCCCGGCGGCCGCCGCGATCGTCCCTGGCCTCGCCGGCGACCTGCTTCATGTTCCGGGGGAGCAGGTCCACGACGTACTGATGGCCTCCGAGCGTGGTCGCGCCGGGGACCGGCTCCTCCGGTCCGAAGACGCGCACGAGCCGCACGTCGTCGACGCGTCCGCCCACGACCTCCACTGCGGCGCGCAGCATGCCGAGCCGCTCGCCCGCGAGGCCGGTCGCCTTCGCGACCGCCTCCTCCAGCGCCGCGGCGGCCGCGTCCGGGGCCGGCTCACCGGGCGCGGCGGTGCCCGCCTCGGAGCCGGGAGCGATCTCCGTCCCAGGCGTCGTCTCGGCGGAGGACGCGGCCTCGACCGGCGCGCTCTCCGCGGCCGCCTCCGGGCCACCGCTCTCCGCTCCGGCCGGCGCCGGCGCTTCGGGCGTGGGCGCAGGCGCCTTCTCCTCGCGGGGAAGGGTTCGCCGCGTCGCTTCGATGGCGGCCGCAGCCGTCCGGATCAGGGAGCCGCTGAGCTCGGTCAGGGTCTTCATGGGGGGGTAGCCATACACCGTCAGGGCGCGGGCGGCAAAGAGCAGCCGACGCGAGCGCCTGGCTGCCAGCGACCGGGACGGGCGACGGCGACTGGAGCTCCCACCGGCGTCATCTCGCCGCGCCTCATCAGGGGCCGATATGCGCGGGGTGCGACATGGTCCCACCGACCGGCGAATCGACACTCACCTGGCGTCATCGTCCGGCGTGCTGCCCGCGCCGCGAAATGCCCGTGCTGGCGCGCGCGGGACCGTACGGCGGGAACCGGTCTCGATTCGCGCGACGGGCGAAGGGCGACCGCCCGCCTGGCTGAATTTGCACCACACGCTCCCACGTGCGACACGGGCGTGATGCAACGCCTCCTCGTGGTGGACGACGACGCAGACCTCCGGGAGACGCTCGCTCACCGGCTCTCCCATGAAGGATTCGTGGTCGAGGTCGCGCGCGACGGCGCGGAGGCCCTGGCCAAGCTCGCCTCGGGGCGCTCCCCCACCGCCATCGTGCTCGACCTCGGGATGCCCACGATGAGCGGCTGGCAGTTCCGCGATCTGCAGAAGCGCAACCCGGCCCTCGCCGAGATTCCCGTCGTGGTCATGACGGGCGAGGCGCCGCTCGGCATCGACGTGCAGCACGTGCTCCAGAAGCCGTTCGCGATCGACCACCTCGTCGAGACGATCCGGCGGATCACCGTCAGGAGCTGACGCGGCACGTCGCCCGTCGGGGGAAGCCCGACGCGCCGTGGCTCGCGCGCTCATGGGGGCGTCTCCCCGGCGCCGGGCGGGGCTCGCGAGCGGGTCCAGCCGCGGAGCTAGCTGCCCGCGCCCGCCGAGAACCGCAGCTCCCACCGGCGTCCCGGCTCCGCGCTGGGTGCCGGGATCACGTGATCGCGCAGCGCCGAGCTCGCGCAGGCCACGTCCGCGGCGCTGGCCGATCCGCTCGACTCGAGCCGTACGCCCCTGATCCGGATGCCGTTCGCGACGGTCTCGACGTCGAGGACGAACGACATCGCCGCGACGCCCGCGTCCGGACCGTTCCGCGCCGCACAGCGTGCCACGCGGCCGTCGAGCTCGGCGAGCCCCGCCGCCAGCTCGCGACGAAAGGACGCGAGCGCGTGGCGCCGCGACGGGAGCATGGCCTGCGGCCTCGGGGGTCGATGCAACGCCGCAGCCCGAGCGGTGCCCTCCCCCGCGCGTGTGGCGGCGCCTTCCCTCGCGACCGGCACCGGCGAGGGGCTCGGCGATCGTCCCGAGCCGGGCCCGAGCGGCGGCGTGGTGGAGCTCGTCGCCGGCGCTCCGCGCGAGCCGCCGTCGAGGCGGAGGAGGATCGCGACGCTGCCCAGGAACAGGAGCGCGATCGCCAGGAGACCCCCGAAGAAGATTCGCGACACCTGGACCTCCCCTCGAGCCACGCCCTGCGGTGCTCGAGCTCGCTCGACCGGGGGATCGCGCCACACGGGTATCGATCCACCAACGGTCGCTCGCGCCTCGCTCTCGCCCGCGCTCGACCATCCTGAGCACGCGCGCGCGACCGGACGACCCTCGTACCCGCCGTGACTCGCCGCCAGGATCGAACTCACCCGGGGTGACGCCTACAGGTGCACGCACCGCGTGCTCACGCGGCGGCGCGTAGGCGCGTCGTCGACCCCGAGGCGAACGTCCCCTGTCCTCACGACGCGGGCTCCGCGCCGTGGCGGACCTCGACGCCGTCGATCGTCCACCGCGGCATCGGGCGGGTCGAGACGGGATCTCATTCGCGCTTTACCCAGGGTAATCACCGGATACAGCGATCGGTCGGGCCCCGAGGTCCGGCTTGCACGCCGCTCGGCGCGGACAGTACCTGTGCCCTCACCATACCGGAGTGACTCACGGTGGATGCGACCCGACGCGGAGCTTCGATGCGTTCTTGTCCATGCGTCGCGGGTCACGTTCCAGGTCGGAGTTGCAAGCGGGCCGGCTGCGCAGCCGCCAAGGGGGACGCGATGAAGGGTCGTGGGGTGATCTTGCGTTTGGTGATCTCGCTGGCGCTCGCCTCGAGCATGAGCTCCGCATCCGCTCAGGCCCGCAAGGACAAGGACCGGCCCCGGATCACCCACGCCGACAGGGCCGCCGCCGCCGCCCGGGCGAAGGCGAAGGGGCTCGCCTCTGGCGCCGCGGCAGTGGCCGCCGCGGAGATGGCGATGGCGATGCCGGGCGACCCGCCCCGCTACTACTCGCACCCGAACTACGCCAACAGCCCGCTGCCGGTCGTCAGCGGCGCGCTCGTCTCCGTCGGAAATCCGCTGGTCGACCGCGCCTACGCGACCGACTTCGCCGGCCCGGTCGGCGAGCTCGGGCAGGTCTTCGTGGTCATGCCCTCGGCGGTGCTTCCGGAGGGGTTGATCCAGAGCTTCCAGACCTGGAACCAGGCCACGGCCGGAGCGAGCCCGACCCCGTCGGCCGGCGGCGTGTTCCACGCGTACGTCCTGCGGCCCACGGGCATTCCCAACGAGTACACGGTCGCCTTCGACAGCGGGACGCTCACCGTGCCGGCCCTGGCCGATCCCACCGTCGGCGAGGTCGCGAAGTTCGACATGGTGGGCGGTATCGGCGTCCAGGCGGGTGACCTCCTCGCCTTCTACGGGCAGGGCATCCCCGTCGACACCTCCTCGGGCTCGGACGTCCTGAGCTACCCGGCCCCGACCGCGCCCTTGCAGGGCGCCACGATCACGCTCGGCAGCCTCGAGTATCCCATCTATCCCCAGGCGCGCACGTACTCGTTCGCCGCAGAGGTCGTCGACCTGTCCGGCACCAACGTCGCGATCACCGAGGGTATCCGCAAATTCGTCGACGGCCTGCCTGGCCTGGGTCCGGACGCGGCGAACAACCTGGGGCAGTTCATCCCCGTGGCCGTCCCCGAGCGCTGGCCCGCCACGGACACCGCGCCGGAGTCGGACTACTACGTCATCGAGCTCGTCGAGTACTCGGAGCAGATGCACTCGGACCTGCCTGAGACGAAGCTGCGCGGGTACCGGCAGGTCAACGCGCCCGGCGGCCCCACTCCCCCCCACTACCTGGGACCGATGATCGTGGCCCAGAAGAACCGGCCGGTCCGGATCCTGTTCAGGAACTCCCTCCCGACCGGCGCGGGCGGGAACCTGTTCGTGCCGGTGGACACCACCGTGATGGGCTCCGGCATGACGCCAGCCGGCCACGAGATGTGGCCGGCGGAGGAAGACCCGCAGAACCCGATGTGCAGCCAGCCCGGCAAGGAGATGATGGTCGCCTCGGGCCACTGCTTCGCGGACAACCGGGCCACGCTGCACCTGCACGGCGGCATCTCGCCGTGGATCAGCGACGGCACGCCGCACCAGTGGGTCACGCCGGCTGGCGAGCTGACGGCCTATCCGGAGGGCGTGAGCGTCGTCGACGTGCCCGACATGCCGGCCCCCGGCTCGGGAGAGATGACCTTCTTCTACACGAACCAGCAGAGCGCGCGGCTGATGTTCTATCACGACCACGCGTGGGGCATCACCCGGCTCAACGTCTACGCCGGTGAGGCTGCACCGTACGTGATCACCGACGACACCGAGAAGGCGCTCGTCGACAGCGGGATCATCCCCGGCGCGGCGGACACTCTCCCGCTCGTCATCCAGGACAAGACCTTCGTGCCGAAGGCGGCGCAGCTCGCCTCGCAGGACGAGACCTGGGACGTCGCCCGCTGGGGCGGCGAGGGCAGCCTGTGGATGCCCCACGTGTACTCGCCGGCGCAGAACCCGGGCGACGCCTCCGGCGTGAACCAGTTCGGCCGCTGGGCGTACGGTCCGTGGTTCTGGCCGCCGACGACCAACGTCGAGAACGGCCCGATGCCCAACCCCTACTTCGACCCGGCCTGCGACCCCGAGCTGACGTGGTGCGAGCCGGCCGTGATGCCGGGGGTGCCGTACCTCTCGATGGGGATGGAGTCCTTCCAGGACACGCCCGTGGTGAACGGCACGGCGTACCCCACCCTCACGATCGATCCGAAGCCCTACCGCCTGCGCGTCCTGAACGCCGCCAACGATCGCTTCTTCAACCTGTCGCTCTACAAGGCCGTCGACGCGAACGGCGCGCTCTGCGACACCGCCAACGCGACCCCGGCGCCGGAGCGCACCGGCGTCGCGTGCACCGAGGTGCTCCTGAACCCCGCCGAGGTGGCGGCCGCGCTCGACGACCCGGCGGGAGTCTTCCCGACGCCGGTGGCGGGCACGGAAGGCCCGGACTGGATCCAGATCGGCACCGAGGGCGGCTTCCTCCCCGCCCCGGTGGTCATCCCGCCGCACATCACGACGTGGGTGACGGACCCGACGGTGTTCAACGCGGGCAACGTGGACCAGCACTCGCTGCTGCTCGGCCCGGCCGAGCGCGCCGACGTGGTGGTCGACTTCTCGCAGTACGCGGGTCAGACGCTGATCCTCTACAACGACGCCCCCGCGGCGTTCCCGGCGCGCGATCCCCGCTACGACTACTACACCGGCAACCCCGACCTGAGGGACACGGGCGGCGCGCCGTCCACGCTCCCCGGCTACGGCCCGAACACCCGCACCGTCATGCAGATCAAGGTGAGGCCGGGAGAGGGTCAGCCCTTCGACCTGGGCGGCCTGCAGGCGGCGTTCGCCCATAAGCCGGACGCCCCGGGCGTGTTCGAGAGCGGGCAGCACCCGATCATCGTCGGCCAGAGCGCCTACAACTCGGCCTACGGGAAGACGTTCCAGGCGAACGGTCCTTTCGCGGGCCTCGTGCAGATCTTCGACACCTCGCTCACCTTCGACACGCTCTCGGACGATCCGGCGAACCCGGGCACCCCGCTGAGGCTGACGATCCCCCTGCGCCCGAAGATGATCCAGGACGAGATGGGAGAGGCCTTCGAGCACGAGTACGGGCGGATGAGCGGGTTCCTGGGGGTGGAGACGGCGAACGCGCAGGCGGGCCTGCAGAACATGATCCTGTACCCGTTCGCCTCCCCGCCGACCGAGCTCGTCGACGGGGTCGAGCTCCCGGGTTCGGCCCCCGCGCTGGAGGTGACTCCCATCGCCTCGGCCGACGACGGCACGCAGGTCTGGAAGATCACCCACAACGGCGTGGACACGCACCCCATCCACTTCCACCTGTACGAGGTGCAGCTCCTGAACCGCGTCGGGTGGGACGGCATCGTCCGCAAACCCGACCTGAACGAGCTCGGGTGGAAGGAGACCGTCCGCGTCAGCCCGCTCGAGGACACGGTCGTGGCGCTGCGGCCGATCATCCCGCACGTCCCCTTCGACCTGCCGAACAGCATCCGGCTGCTCGACCCATCCATGAACGAGGGCGACTACCTGGCGAACACCACCCTGCAGGAGTCGCTCGGGCTGCCCATCTTCGCCTTCGCCCCGAACGGCGAGCCGATCGACGTCGTCAACCACTACGTGAACTACGGCGCGGAGTACGTGTGGCACTGCCACATCCTCAGCCACGAGGAGATGGACATGATGCGCCCGCAGGCCGTGGCGCTCGCGCCCAGGGAGCCGACGGGGGTCACGTGGGCGCTCGCGGGGAGCGGCCGCAACACGCGGAACGTGGTGTCCTGGACGGACGCGTCGAAGAACGAGACGGGCTTCGTCGTCGAGCGCTCCTCCGACGGGACGAGCTGGACGCGGATCGCGACGGTGCAGTCGTCCGAGCTCGGCGTGGTGC includes:
- a CDS encoding APC family permease, which codes for MAPRSPDLQPDRADAAPPEEPSPQAAGPATLGGRLRRLFFGAPRDVRDPRTHHGISLIALLAWVGLGADGLSSSAYGPDEAFRALGHNSYLAIVLALATGLTVLVISVAYGQIIKRFPFGGGGYVVATELLGPRVGVVSGAALLVDYVLTISVSVASSGDAIWSFLSPGSGPWKLPAEAAAIALLVVLNLRGVKESVSILAPIFGLFLVTHVVLIVGGVGSHVADVPRVAGEVSQGLRAGLAEVGAAGLFAVFLRAYSMGAGTYTGIEAVSNGIQIMREPKVATARQTMTYMAASLAVTAGGILVCYLLFSAAPEPGKTMNAVLLERFAGGFRPGGVAIGQGFVVVTLLAEAALLVVAAQAGFIDGPRVMANMATDSWLPHRFAQLSDRLTTQNGVLLMGAASLATLYYTRGDITRLVTMYAINVFVTFSLSQLAMLRYWGRTRSAGRRRGLAIHGLAFALCAAILAGTIYEKGEQGGWITVAVTGLVIGLCFVVRRHYRAVQASLKRLDAILEVLPPVPGGPRPVVDRRAPTAVLLVGGYGGLGVHALLTVQRTFPGYFRNFVFVSVGVVDSAAMKGIEEVDRVRARTQADLERYVELAHRLKLAADYRMDLGTEAVEVGERLCAAIAQDFPRAVFFAGKLVFQKERWFQRLLHNETAYQLQRRLQFRGLSAMVMPVRVLAEAA
- a CDS encoding ATP-binding protein, encoding MAIDTTTQRPRPRAPRTRAGYLNAVAAMAATTAVATAARALGLPDVEMLFLLGVMITALSSGRRAALLAAALAVVSYDFFFVPPPYTLDISDARYLLTFAMLFGLSVVIGTLTLRLREQRQAAVERERRTAALYALSRELGAALDEESVANVSVLAVAHAFEAEAVFLRARGGELAAIAASPPAAVLGPSERALAQWVAEHGQAAGRGTGTLTGEEVLCTPVRAWGDALAVLAVRTPEPRDLDLEQRGLLEAVARQAALALDRVRLAAEARQAELRARTEALRSGLLSSVSHDLRTPLAVITGAASTLRADLALEPETRRDLSDAICEEAERLERLVANLLDMTRLDAGAVEPRREWVPLVEVLGGALTRLDRRLAGRRVVTALPDDLPLVSLDPVLVEQLLVNLLENAAKYTPAGSTVEIGARSEGDTLCVEVGDRGPGIPPGDEERIFERFHRGAHAGVRGVGLGLPIARAIAQAHGGRLVAANRPGGGAVFRLTLPMSSEPPRAAEPAGESSA
- a CDS encoding response regulator, encoding MTPPGPLVLVVDDEAQVRRFLRAALGSRGFRLVEAETLREAEQLATSHNPDVYLLDLTLPDGDGVDLARRLREWTRAPIIVLSARGREEDKVNALDAGADDYLTKPFGVNELLARLRVALRHAQASPAQPAVLEAGPLRIDLARREVTVEGREVRLTPTEYRLLALLARHAGMVLTHRQILREVWGPNATEAHYVRVHMAELRKKIEADPARPRLLVTEPGVGYRLQDRAEGS
- a CDS encoding RIO1 family regulatory kinase/ATPase, with amino-acid sequence MNDPLAPLLADGVVEEVCARLKSGKEADLWLVRHGGEVVAAKVYKAREARNFRNNAGYREGRQVRDTRMQRAMDRGSRFGQAAAEEAWKAKEADALYALHAAGVRVPRPVMFYEGVLLMEVVVDAHGHPAPRLVDAHVAPDQAAALYADLRGQMVRMLGADLIHGDLSPYNVLVGWDGPVVIDFPQVVGAAHNSRAEFYFERDLENLRRFFAALDPSLRAASNDAREIWRAYVRRELTPDFVPSGRAPEAPRGGGERHERHGGGQGERHRPAHPGNRRNDARGRGRPERPERPERGGGAGGGHSSREAHPPSSERSQPQGGNRRRNGSPERGQPQGGDRRPSRPPERGQPQGGDRRSSRPPERGQPQGSDRRPNAARPPGPGQGSGNRPPGRGQDRRSAPAPEVIRVVRPPLGPGAPSAPPPERPPSTTRPPHGGPQAQGQRSHPRRGRR
- a CDS encoding translation initiation factor 2; translation: MKTLTELSGSLIRTAAAAIEATRRTLPREEKAPAPTPEAPAPAGAESGGPEAAAESAPVEAASSAETTPGTEIAPGSEAGTAAPGEPAPDAAAAALEEAVAKATGLAGERLGMLRAAVEVVGGRVDDVRLVRVFGPEEPVPGATTLGGHQYVVDLLPRNMKQVAGEARDDRGGRRGGRGGRGGGGGGGRGGGGGGTKAGATGGFSMDSLREDRKNERGGRGRPGGGGRRPGGAGGRPGGAPKK
- a CDS encoding response regulator transcription factor, coding for MQRLLVVDDDADLRETLAHRLSHEGFVVEVARDGAEALAKLASGRSPTAIVLDLGMPTMSGWQFRDLQKRNPALAEIPVVVMTGEAPLGIDVQHVLQKPFAIDHLVETIRRITVRS
- a CDS encoding dihydrolipoamide succinyltransferase — encoded protein: MARGEVQVSRIFFGGLLAIALLFLGSVAILLRLDGGSRGAPATSSTTPPLGPGSGRSPSPSPVPVAREGAATRAGEGTARAAALHRPPRPQAMLPSRRHALASFRRELAAGLAELDGRVARCAARNGPDAGVAAMSFVLDVETVANGIRIRGVRLESSGSASAADVACASSALRDHVIPAPSAEPGRRWELRFSAGAGS